One window of the Clupea harengus chromosome 20, Ch_v2.0.2, whole genome shotgun sequence genome contains the following:
- the hnrnpaba gene encoding heterogeneous nuclear ribonucleoprotein A/Ba isoform X1: MSDTEQQIMETSENGHEGEEDLNGAEPTEETDAAEPTEETEEAEPTEETEENVTLNEEAEVDTEEVGEKATEEDSQNGAPDGGQINASKGEEDAGKMFVGGLSWDTSKKDLKDYFSKFGEVTDCTIKMDQHTGRSRGFGFILFKEASSVDKVLEQKEHRLDGRQIDPKKAMAMKKEPQRKIFVGGLNPETTEEKIREYFEPFGEIEAIELPLDPKSNKRRGFVFITFKEEEPVQKILEKKFHNVSGSAATNGKEGLCEIKIAQPKEVYQQQQFGGRYGGGGGGGRGRGRGSGSQGQGQGQNWNQGYNNYWNQGQNSNQGYAYGGQQGYGGYGGYGNYGDYSTGYYGYGGGYDNNQGNASYGKTPRRGGHQSSYKPY, encoded by the exons ATGTCGGACACGGAGCAGCAAATCATGGAAACTTCTGAAAACGGACACGAAGGAGAGGAGGACTTGAATGGAGCGGAGCCTACCGAAGAGACCGATGCAGCTGAGCCTACCGAAGAGACGGAAGAAGCTGAGCCTACCGAAGAGACGGAAGAAAATGTAACCCTGAACGAGGAGGCAGAAGTAGACACGGAGGAAGTTGGTGAGAAGGCTACCGAAGAAGATTCGCAAAATGGTGCGCCGGACGGCGGACAGATTAACGCCAGTAAAGGGGAAGAAGACGCAGG GAAAATGTTTGTGGGAGGATTGAGCTGGGACACTAGTAAGAAGGATCTTAAAGATTATTTCTCAAAGTTTGGAGAAGTTACTGACTGTACCATTAAAATGGACCAACACACAGGAAGATCAAGAGGATTTGGTTTTATCCTGTTCAAAGAGGCTTCAAGTGTGGACAaa GTGCTAGAGCAAAAAGAACACAGACTTGATGGGCGACAGATCGACCCAAAGAAGGCAATGGCAATGAAAAAAGAACCACAAAGGAAAATCTTTGTGGGTGGCCTTAACCCAGAAACGACCGAGGAGAAGATTCGGGAATATTTTGAACCTTTTGGAGAG ATTGAAGCCATTGAGCTCCCTTTGGACCCAAAGTCAAACAAAAGGAGAGGGTTTGTCTTCATCACTTTCAAAGAAGAGGAGCCAGTCCAAAAGATCCTTGAGAAGAAATTCCACAATGTTAGTGGCTCTGCAGCAACAAACGGCAAAGAAGGACTG tgtgagaTCAAAATCGCCCAGCCCAAAGAAGTATACCAGCAACAACAATTTGGGGGCCgatatggtggtggtggtggtgggggtagaGGACGTGGACGTGGAAGTGGAA gtcagggtcagggtcagggtcagaaCTGGAACCAAGGCTATAACAACTACTGGAATCAGGGTCAGAACAGTAACCAAGGATACGCCTATGGAGGACAGCAAGGCTATGGAGGATATGGCGGCTATGGCAACTATGGAGATTACTCAACAGGTTATTATGGATATGGGGGCGGCTATGACAACA ACCAGGGCAACGCAAGTTACGGGAAAACTCCAAGACGTGGGGGCCATCAGAGTAGCTACAAGCCATACTAA
- the hnrnpaba gene encoding heterogeneous nuclear ribonucleoprotein A/Ba isoform X2: protein MSDTEQQIMETSENGHEGEEDLNGAEPTEETDAAEPTEETEEAEPTEETEENVTLNEEAEVDTEEVGEKATEEDSQNGAPDGGQINASKGEEDAGKMFVGGLSWDTSKKDLKDYFSKFGEVTDCTIKMDQHTGRSRGFGFILFKEASSVDKVLEQKEHRLDGRQIDPKKAMAMKKEPQRKIFVGGLNPETTEEKIREYFEPFGEIEAIELPLDPKSNKRRGFVFITFKEEEPVQKILEKKFHNVSGSAATNGKEGLCEIKIAQPKEVYQQQQFGGRYGGGGGGGRGRGRGSGSQGQGQGQNWNQGYNNYWNQGQNSNQGYAYGGQQGYGGYGGYGNYGDYSTDQGNASYGKTPRRGGHQSSYKPY, encoded by the exons ATGTCGGACACGGAGCAGCAAATCATGGAAACTTCTGAAAACGGACACGAAGGAGAGGAGGACTTGAATGGAGCGGAGCCTACCGAAGAGACCGATGCAGCTGAGCCTACCGAAGAGACGGAAGAAGCTGAGCCTACCGAAGAGACGGAAGAAAATGTAACCCTGAACGAGGAGGCAGAAGTAGACACGGAGGAAGTTGGTGAGAAGGCTACCGAAGAAGATTCGCAAAATGGTGCGCCGGACGGCGGACAGATTAACGCCAGTAAAGGGGAAGAAGACGCAGG GAAAATGTTTGTGGGAGGATTGAGCTGGGACACTAGTAAGAAGGATCTTAAAGATTATTTCTCAAAGTTTGGAGAAGTTACTGACTGTACCATTAAAATGGACCAACACACAGGAAGATCAAGAGGATTTGGTTTTATCCTGTTCAAAGAGGCTTCAAGTGTGGACAaa GTGCTAGAGCAAAAAGAACACAGACTTGATGGGCGACAGATCGACCCAAAGAAGGCAATGGCAATGAAAAAAGAACCACAAAGGAAAATCTTTGTGGGTGGCCTTAACCCAGAAACGACCGAGGAGAAGATTCGGGAATATTTTGAACCTTTTGGAGAG ATTGAAGCCATTGAGCTCCCTTTGGACCCAAAGTCAAACAAAAGGAGAGGGTTTGTCTTCATCACTTTCAAAGAAGAGGAGCCAGTCCAAAAGATCCTTGAGAAGAAATTCCACAATGTTAGTGGCTCTGCAGCAACAAACGGCAAAGAAGGACTG tgtgagaTCAAAATCGCCCAGCCCAAAGAAGTATACCAGCAACAACAATTTGGGGGCCgatatggtggtggtggtggtgggggtagaGGACGTGGACGTGGAAGTGGAA gtcagggtcagggtcagggtcagaaCTGGAACCAAGGCTATAACAACTACTGGAATCAGGGTCAGAACAGTAACCAAGGATACGCCTATGGAGGACAGCAAGGCTATGGAGGATATGGCGGCTATGGCAACTATGGAGATTACTCAACAG ACCAGGGCAACGCAAGTTACGGGAAAACTCCAAGACGTGGGGGCCATCAGAGTAGCTACAAGCCATACTAA